CGCGAGCGGCGGGAGGGCCATCGTCCCGACGTTGCCCGTCGCCTGCGCGATGCCGATGGCGGTGCCCGTGCGGTCGGTGAACACGTCCGAGAGGACGGTGAGCCGGGTGGTGCCGTACAGCCCCACCCCGACGCCGACGCCGACGGTGCCGAGGAAGAACGTCACCGTCGTCGTCGCGGCGGCGACGGCGACGACGCCCAGTCCGCCGAGCGCGATTGCGGCGACGAGGACGGCCCGTTCGCCGTACCGGTCGGCGAGGATGCCACCCGGGAACTGCATGCTCGCGTACGCGCCCCACAGGACGGTGATGAGCAACCCGGCCGTCGAGAGGCTCATCCCGAAGCTCCGGCGCACCGCCGGCAGGAGCGCGGGGAAGACGAGGCGAACGCCGATGGCGAGCGCCCAGCCGACGGCGACGACGACCAGCACCCACCCCCGCCCGTCGCCACGGAGTTCGTTCGCGGCCGTCCGCACCCGGGCAACGGCGTCGCGGCTGCGCTCGACGCCGATCATCCGCTGCCCGCCACCCTGCCCCCTTGCATCGGTCGCCCGTTCGCCGACCGACGGATAAAGCCATCCGATTTTTCCGGGTCGTGCGTCGGCCGCCCACGACCGGGCCGCTCTTTTGTCCGGTCCCCAGCAAGTACTCCCATGAGCGACACGCAGGCCAGCGAGCGCATCACCGTCTACTCCGACTACGTCTGTCCGTTCTGTTATCTCGGACGGCAGTCCCTCGGCCGGTATCAGGACGAGCGCGAGGCGGAGCTGGAAGTCGACTGGCGACCGTTCGACCTCCGCGCACAAAAACGCGGTCCGGACGGCGACATCGACCACTCGGTCGACGACGGGAAAGACGCGGACTACTACGAACAGGCCCGCGAGAACGTCCGCCGGCTCCGCGAGCAGTACGACGCCGAGATGGCCCAGGAGATAGCGACGGACGTGGACTCGCGGCCGGCGCAGGTGGTCTCCCTGCACGTGAAAGAGAGCGAACCCTACGGGACGTGGCTGACGTTCGACGAGACGGTCTTCGAGGCGCTGTGGGTCGACGGCCGCGACATCGGTGACCGCGACGTGCTGGTCGACTGCGCCGAGACGGCGGGGCTTGACGAGAACGTCGTCGACGCCGCCCTCGACGACGCGGCGCTCGATTCCCGAATCGACGACCTGTTCGACGCGGCGCGGCGGCAGGGCGTCACCGGCGTCCCCACCTTCGCCTACGACGGTCACGCGGCGCGGGGCGCGGTGCCGCCGGCGCAGTTGCGGCGACTGGTCGAAGGGAACTGACCCCACCCCAACCTATTCCCCCCCGTATCCCTCACATCGACCGATGAGCGATCAGGGAGCGAGCCGGCGTGGATTCCTCCGCGCCGGCGCCATCGCGCTGACCGCGGGGCTCGCGGGCTGTGGATCGACGGCCCCGAGTGCCGACGGATCGGCCGCCGCCGGGAGCGACGGGTCGGCCGCCGATGGGAGCGACGGGTCGGCCGACGCGACGACGACCGGACCGACCCCGTACACGCGCGTCTACCGCGAAGCCATCGATTCGGTGCTGCTCGTCCGGACCGAAGAGGGGAGCGGCACGGGGTGGGTGTACGACGACGCCCACGTCGTCACCAACGCCCACGTCGTCGGCGAGGCGACGGCCGTCGACCTCCGGACCCGCGACGGGCGGTGGTACACGGGCGAGGTGGTCGGCACCGACCGCAACAGCGACCTCGCCGTGATCGAGGCTGGCGACCTGCCGGACGCGGCGACGCCGCTCACGCTCGCGGAGACGCCCGCGACCATCGGGCAGGAGGTCGTCGCCATCGGCAACCCGTTCGACCTCGACGGCTCGGTCACGACCGGCATCGTCAGCGGGACGGACCGATCGATTCCCGCGCCGACGGGGTTCAGCATCCCCGACGCCATCCAGACGGACGCGGCGGTCAACCCCGGCAACAGCGGCGGGCCGCTGATGAGCCTCGACGGCCGGGTGCTCGCCGTCATCAACTCCGGCGGTGGCGACAACATCGCGTTCGGCATCTCCGCCGCCCTCGCTCGTCGGATCCTCCCCGAACTGATCGAGACCGGATCGTACGAGCACTCGTTCGTCGGCGTCGCCCTCGATACGGTGACGCCGGCCGTCGCCGAGGCCAACGGGCTCGACGAGCCGCGGGGACTGCTCGTCATCGACGTGGCGCCGAACGGTCCCGCGGCCGGCGTCCTCCAGCCGAGCGAGGACGCGGAGGTGGTGAACGGCGAGAGCTCCCCCGTCGGCGGCGACGTACTGCTCGCCATCGACGGGACGCCGACGGACACGACGGAGGCGCTCGGGAGCTATCTCGCGCTGGAGACCCGCCCCGGCGACACCGTCTCGATGACCGTGTTGCGCGACGGCGCGGAGCGGACCGTGGAGGTCGAACTCGGATCGCGCCCGTCGCAGCCGTCCTGACCACGACCGCCGATACACCCGCTGATAATCGGGCCGGGTCACTCATAAGTCGTCACCGCAACACCCCGACCGGAGACGGCTCATGGACGAACGCATCGTCGCCGTGGTCGCCGCCCTGCTCGTGTGTGTCGGCGCCCTCTCGCCGGCCGTCGCCGCCGACTCGGACTCGCCGACGGTCGACGTCACCGTCGACGCCGCCCCGCTCGACCTCGGTGAAACCCACCACACGCCGACGGACCCGCTGGTTCGGGTGGCGGTGTCGGCCGACTCGCCGGTGTCGCTCGTCGAAATCCGGGTCGACGGCACCACCCGCCACGCCTTCGAGCCGGGGAGCGAGCGCTTCGACCGGAGCGTCACGCTCGACCTGGAGACGGGTCCCCATCGGATCACGGTCGTCGCGCGGGCCGACGGCGTCGCCACGCACGAGTCGACGGTGATCAAAGACGACGAGGCGCCGGTCGTCGACTACACGACGCCGTTCGGGTCGAACGCGTCGACTGCGGACGACGACACGACGCCGACGGAACTGACGGTGAACCGGGGGAACGTCTCCGTCGGTGGAAACCTCCGCGACCTCTCGGCCGTCGAAGCCGTCCGTATCAACCACACGTACCAATACGAACTGGCCAACGGCACCGAGCGGACGGGCACGGCGCAGCATCTCCTCCCCACGCCGGGTGCCGACTTCCGGCAGTCGCTCGCGCTCGTGCCCGGCAGCAACCGGATCACCGTGTTCACCGAGGACGCCGTCGGCAACGTCCGCGATCACGAGTTCACGATCGCCGTCGACGACGAGCGGGCGCCCGCACTCTCGATCACCGACGTGGAGTGGCTGTCGCCGACCCGACTCCACATCGAGGGTCGGGCGACCGACCGCGTGCAGGTCCAGTCAGTCTGGCTGGAGGGGAACGACACCGCAGTCTTGCGGTCGAACGCCACCAACACCGACGCCAACCCCACGCGCCACCCCATCGTCTTCCCGGCGTCGACCGCCCCGAATCCCGACCGCCGGAACGTGACGATCGATACGACCGTCTATCACCCGGCCGGAACCGACCATCTCGTCCTCGGGACGAACGACACCGCCGGCAACGAGCGGACGTGGAACTACTCTCTGTCGACGTTCCTGGCGCCGAACGTCACCGTCGACGACGGCCGAACCGGCTACGTCGACGACCGGGCCGTCGCCGTCGGGGGCCGCGTCGTCGACGGGCAGGTCCGCACGGTCAGCGTCGAGGCGGTCGACCCCGAGACGGGTCGCATCGTCGACATCCGGCCGGTCGAACTCGGAGACCAGGGCGCCTTCGACACCCGCCTCGACGCCGCGTCCGACGAGACGCAGGTTCGGGTTCGCGTCCGCGACGCCAGCGGCGCCGAACACCTGACGAACGCTACCGTCGCCGGCGCCCTCGACCCGACGGCGACGCCCACAAGGGGCACTAGCGGCGGCGATGACGGTGGCAGCGAACGCGTCGAGGCGTCGAATACCAGCGACGCCGACGCCGGTGAACCGGCAGAAAACGAGTCGAGCGGCGTGCGGCTCCCCCTCGTCGGCGTCGTCGTTCCGACGCCGAATCTGGGTGTGCTCTCGGCGAACGTCTCGCTCCCGGTCCCGTTCGTGGGACCGTTCGAGGTTCCCTTACTGGCCGTGGGCGTTCCGGTCGCCGCCGTCGTCGCGGCCGTCGCGGCGAGACGACGGGGCGGCTGACGGGAGCGACCGCCGTGGATACCGAACCAGCCCGACGGCGAGCAGACACGCCGCGAGGGCGGAGCCGCCCCCGGCCGCCACTTCGAGCGAGGCGGCGGAGACGACGCCGACGGCGAGGCCGCCGAAGAGGGCGAACCCCATCGCCGCGAGCAGGTAGTCGACGCGCCGGGGCACCTCGGGCGTCGAACGAACGCGCGAATCGGTCATCCGTGCTAATTACATCTAATTAGGAACGGGTGTATCTTTCGGCTCGGTGCGATTCGACGGAGGTGCCCGCTCACCCCGTCACTTCTTGGGGAGCGTCGCCACGAACTCCTCGGGGCCGCGGCGCTCCACGTCGTAGCCGTCGGCGTCGAAGGCGTCGCGTTCGGCCCGGAACTCGTAGAAGAGCGGCTGTGGGTCGTGGTCGTTGACGATGGTCAGGTGCTCGCCAGGGTCGAGTTCGTCGAACGCCTCGTGTATCGTCTCGTGTCGCTGGCTCGGCGGCAGGTCACGGATATCCAGTCGGTCCATGGGGTATGCGAGACGCCGCCCGCCCCTGTCGGTTGGCCCGAACGTGTTCGGCCCGAACGGGTCGGCCGAAGGCATTTGCCCGTGTGGCGTCTGTCCCAACTATGGCACACTCCGACCCACCGGCCGACCCCGACCCCGCCCGCTGGACGGTGACCCTGACGGGCGCCGTCGCCGATCCGCAGTCGGTGCGGGCGAGCGACCTCGCGGCGCTGGAGACGGTGTCCGCCGAGGTGGCGACGGGCTGTGAGGGCGAGACGACCGCCCCGGATCGGTGGCGCGGCGTCCGCGTCGGCACCCTCCTCGACCGATCGCGCCCCCGAGCCGACGCCTCGCACGCGCTGGTCAGTTCGGCCGACCCCGACTTCGCCTGCGGGTTCGACCTGAACCGCCTCCGCGACGCCCTCCTCGCGGTACGTCTCGACGGTGACCCGATTCCGACCGAGCGGGGCGGTCCCGTCCGCCTCCTCGTCGACGACGCCGACTGCTGGGAGCGGATCAAGTGGGTCTCCCGGATCGACGTTCGGACGGAGCCTCCGACCGAGGACGACACCGCCCGCGACCGGGTGCCGGCCGACGACTGATACGGTTTCTTGTAAGTCATCACGACCGCCACGCACTTGGCCGCGACGCGCCAACCGCGGGCATGGTCGGGTCGCGGACGGCGACGGCCGTCGCCGGACTGGTCGTGAGCCTCGCCGTGAGCGTCGCCGCGTGGTACTACTTCGACACCTTCGTTGCCTTTCTCCTCCTCCCGTTCGTCCCGCTCCTGTGGCGACGGGGTGGCGACGCGCCGCCCGTCCGGGAGTGTCCGGCGTGCGGGTTCAGTACGCGCGACCCCGGCTTCGACTACTGCCCGCGCGACGGGACGCCGCTCGACCGTCGCGACGACGGGGCGTGAGCCGCCGAACGCGTCCACCGTATCTTTATATCGGCGCCGTGATAACGAGGAATTGACAGTCAGTATGGGGGGAGTCAACGGCGGCGAAGCAGACGCATGTGGCGGTGATGGCCGGCCGACCGCGACGTTGCTGTTGGACGACGATCCGTCGTCCGACGCAGCCCTCGACGTGGCTCCCGAGTCGACGAACGTCCTCGTCGTCTCGGCGTCGCGGTCGATGCGGGAGGTGGTCGAGGAGTGGCGACGGCGTGCGGGCACGTTGCCCGCCGCGCTCGGGGTGATCACGTACGCGGAGTTCGACCGGTCGGCGTCGGCCGCGCCGAGCGGGACGCCGTCGCGCAAGCCGCTCTCAGGCGGCGACATCACGGTCACGTCGATGTCGGACCCGGCCGATCTGCGCCGACTCGGCACCGCGGTCACCCTCTATCTCGACGACTGGGTCGACACCGACCGGGAGACGCTCGTCTACGTCGACGCCCTCGACCCATTCGTCGACGCGAACGGCGTCGAGTCCACCTTCCAGTTCCTCCACCTGCTGGTCCAGAGTGTCGACCAGTCGGCGGCCGACGTGGTCGTTCGGCTCGACCCGTCGACGACCGACGAGCGCACCATCAACACGTACCGTCCCTTATTCGGCCGGGTCGTCGACGCCACGACGACGCGGACGCTCGACGACGACGAACTCCACGCCCTGCTCGCGAACGGCCGGCGTCGGTTCGTGTTGCGGTCGCTGCTCGACCAACCGACACTCGAGTTGGACCGCCTCGCCACACGGCTCGCGCGCTGGGAGAACGACATCGACGAGCCGACCGACACCCAGCACACCCGCGCCTACACTGCGCTGGCGTCCGTCCACCTCCCACGGCTGACCGAGGCGGGCATCGTGACGTTCGACCGGTCGGCCGAACGGGTGCGACTCGCCGACGGCAACTGGTCCGCCGACCGTCTCCGACGATATCTGACCGCGCCGCTCGACGACGACGGATGACGAAAAACGCCCACGACCGGGTACAGTTCCGGTGGTCCCCGGGCGACGCCGATTACGGATCCGCGTCGACCCGCACCTCGCCGTCGCCAGTGACCGTCACGTGGCATCCGGCGAGGTCGAACTCTATCCGCCCGCCCTCTCGAGGTTCGCCGTCGTGTTTGGGGCTGAAGATGCGGTTCAGCGCATCCGGTTGGACGACCGCGTTGAGGTCCACATCGGTCGGTTCCTTCCCCGTCACTTCGAGAACCGCGTGGACGACGGTGACGCTCAGTTCGATGTCGCTGGTCTCGTAGTAGTTGACGACGTACACTCCGTCCTCGGAATCGTCGTTCGTCGACGGACGATCCGATCCTGTGTGTGAGTTTTCCATAGTGATCCGGCTGCTGATACCCACCCTTTCATTTCAATCAATATTAAAGATGGGTGTGTTTCGACCGCCGCGGGTCGCAGCCCATGTGTGTTTTTAGGTTGACACGATCTCGAACCCTCAGTCGTCGAGCGCGTCGGTCAGTCCCCACTCCTCGGCGCGGGCGCGGGCCTCCTCGCGGGCCTGTTCGCGGATGGCTTCGATCTGTGATTCGTCGGCCAGAAACGCCTCGACGGCGTCGGTGTCGTCGGCGCCGAGTCGGTCGTCGGGCGCCGCGTCGCGGGTTCGCGTCACGAGGGTCCTGTCGGCGCCGAGGCGCTCCGCAGGCAGTCCCGGCGAGACGCGGAGTTCGTCGGCCTCGTGAG
This window of the Haloplanus rubicundus genome carries:
- a CDS encoding DsbA family oxidoreductase codes for the protein MSDTQASERITVYSDYVCPFCYLGRQSLGRYQDEREAELEVDWRPFDLRAQKRGPDGDIDHSVDDGKDADYYEQARENVRRLREQYDAEMAQEIATDVDSRPAQVVSLHVKESEPYGTWLTFDETVFEALWVDGRDIGDRDVLVDCAETAGLDENVVDAALDDAALDSRIDDLFDAARRQGVTGVPTFAYDGHAARGAVPPAQLRRLVEGN
- a CDS encoding S1C family serine protease, whose amino-acid sequence is MSDQGASRRGFLRAGAIALTAGLAGCGSTAPSADGSAAAGSDGSAADGSDGSADATTTGPTPYTRVYREAIDSVLLVRTEEGSGTGWVYDDAHVVTNAHVVGEATAVDLRTRDGRWYTGEVVGTDRNSDLAVIEAGDLPDAATPLTLAETPATIGQEVVAIGNPFDLDGSVTTGIVSGTDRSIPAPTGFSIPDAIQTDAAVNPGNSGGPLMSLDGRVLAVINSGGGDNIAFGISAALARRILPELIETGSYEHSFVGVALDTVTPAVAEANGLDEPRGLLVIDVAPNGPAAGVLQPSEDAEVVNGESSPVGGDVLLAIDGTPTDTTEALGSYLALETRPGDTVSMTVLRDGAERTVEVELGSRPSQPS
- a CDS encoding DUF2249 domain-containing protein, yielding MDRLDIRDLPPSQRHETIHEAFDELDPGEHLTIVNDHDPQPLFYEFRAERDAFDADGYDVERRGPEEFVATLPKK
- a CDS encoding molybdopterin-dependent oxidoreductase, giving the protein MAHSDPPADPDPARWTVTLTGAVADPQSVRASDLAALETVSAEVATGCEGETTAPDRWRGVRVGTLLDRSRPRADASHALVSSADPDFACGFDLNRLRDALLAVRLDGDPIPTERGGPVRLLVDDADCWERIKWVSRIDVRTEPPTEDDTARDRVPADD
- a CDS encoding DUF7504 family protein, with translation MGGVNGGEADACGGDGRPTATLLLDDDPSSDAALDVAPESTNVLVVSASRSMREVVEEWRRRAGTLPAALGVITYAEFDRSASAAPSGTPSRKPLSGGDITVTSMSDPADLRRLGTAVTLYLDDWVDTDRETLVYVDALDPFVDANGVESTFQFLHLLVQSVDQSAADVVVRLDPSTTDERTINTYRPLFGRVVDATTTRTLDDDELHALLANGRRRFVLRSLLDQPTLELDRLATRLARWENDIDEPTDTQHTRAYTALASVHLPRLTEAGIVTFDRSAERVRLADGNWSADRLRRYLTAPLDDDG
- a CDS encoding HalOD1 output domain-containing protein; translation: MENSHTGSDRPSTNDDSEDGVYVVNYYETSDIELSVTVVHAVLEVTGKEPTDVDLNAVVQPDALNRIFSPKHDGEPREGGRIEFDLAGCHVTVTGDGEVRVDADP